TCATCGTCGATTTCCATAAACGCGAACTGCCGCTCGGTCCACCGATGGAATGGAAACTGGCGCCAGAAACCGTAACCGAAGAGTTTCGGCAAGCCGGGCTTCAGCTCACGCGTTCGGTCGACTTTCTGCCATATCAGTACTTCTTGGAATTTACGCATCCCCCCAAGTAATTTCTAGCAAGACGTAGAGAAACCGAAGCCACGTTTTCCCAAGTTGCCGCGAAGCTGGCATTCGCGGGGTGGATTTGCTAAATCGGTCCACGGAAGATTGGCACAGCAGAGTTGTCACCCTGAGTGCAACGAAGGGTCTCTCAGAGAGATTCTTCGCTCCGTTCAGAATGACCCGTCCGCAGGGCTCTCGCGTACAGTGTACGAATGTTCTGTGGTTCGATTTAGGAGTCTGCTCGGCTGGAGGAGAGATTTTTTCTGGCTGTGGTTCCATGTCAACGGAGGAAAGTCATGGTACGAAATTGTCACTGGCAAATGGTCCGACGGGAGTTACTCTTCACCGTTCTTGCCCTCCTTATCCCGTCCCTCGCAACCGCCGCAGACACAACTCCATCACAAGCAGGCCAGGCGATATTTTCCGAGAAAGAAGTGGCCTACATCAAAGCGCAACGAGTGGCTCGACTTGCGACGGTCTCTAACAAACACCAGCCTGATGTTGCGCCAGTGTCCTTTGAGTTCGACGGCACCACTTTCTTTGTTGGCGGACGTAATAATCCAGCAACCATGAAGTATCGCAACGTCAAACGGGGAAATGGCAGAATCGCGATCGTCTTCGACGACTGGGAATCGCTCACGCCGTGGAAACCGCGCTCAATCAAGATTCATGGCACGGCAGAACTTGTCAAACGCACAGGGTTGCTCGGCGAAGGGGAATACTTGCGCATCACACCAATAGTGAAGTGGAGCATGGGAGTTAACGAGCCTGCGTTTCAGGATGGCAAGGCAGTAATCAAAAAAATCGTCATCCAACCGGCGCAAGCAACCCCTTAGCGCAACCCAAGTTGCTTCATGAGACGAGAGAGATTCGGGCGCGGCAAACCAAGTCGCCGGGCCGCTTTGGTTTGGTTGCCGCCGTTTTCATCTAATGCCAATT
The sequence above is a segment of the Deltaproteobacteria bacterium genome. Coding sequences within it:
- a CDS encoding PPOX class F420-dependent oxidoreductase: MVRNCHWQMVRRELLFTVLALLIPSLATAADTTPSQAGQAIFSEKEVAYIKAQRVARLATVSNKHQPDVAPVSFEFDGTTFFVGGRNNPATMKYRNVKRGNGRIAIVFDDWESLTPWKPRSIKIHGTAELVKRTGLLGEGEYLRITPIVKWSMGVNEPAFQDGKAVIKKIVIQPAQATP